A genome region from Deinococcus depolymerans includes the following:
- the aroE gene encoding shikimate dehydrogenase: MHRAAFAHAGQPGTYEARRVPPADLAAAIAGLRAPGVLGANLSLPHKEAALPLLDSLSGAARAVGAVNTVVHRDGRLHGDNTDSPGLRDALSDAGYIWEQGAGVIVLGAGGAARAAVHALIRAQQNVTVVNRTLERAQAIAADWHDPDADVQVTALPAHAAPWESAALVVNASSAGLNDPDQTPLDAAFLTRLPAGTLVYDMVYKPAETRLMREARAAGLSAHNGLGMLAHQARLAFHAWTGADVPVRVFLDALTRAGAPAAAQGQDT; encoded by the coding sequence ATGCACCGCGCGGCCTTCGCGCACGCCGGCCAGCCCGGAACGTACGAGGCGCGGCGCGTCCCGCCGGCCGATCTGGCGGCGGCCATCGCGGGGTTGCGGGCGCCCGGCGTGCTGGGCGCGAACCTGAGCCTGCCGCACAAGGAGGCCGCCCTGCCGCTGCTCGACAGCCTGAGCGGCGCGGCGCGGGCAGTCGGGGCCGTGAACACCGTCGTTCACCGCGACGGCCGGTTGCACGGCGACAACACCGACTCGCCGGGCCTGCGCGACGCCCTGTCCGACGCCGGGTACATCTGGGAGCAGGGGGCCGGGGTGATCGTCCTGGGTGCCGGGGGGGCCGCCCGCGCCGCCGTGCACGCCCTGATCCGCGCCCAGCAGAACGTGACGGTCGTGAACCGCACCCTGGAACGCGCGCAGGCCATCGCCGCCGACTGGCACGACCCGGACGCCGACGTTCAGGTGACGGCCCTGCCCGCCCACGCGGCCCCGTGGGAGTCGGCGGCGCTCGTCGTGAACGCCAGCAGCGCCGGCCTGAACGACCCGGACCAGACGCCGCTGGACGCCGCGTTCCTGACCCGCCTGCCCGCCGGGACGCTCGTGTACGACATGGTCTATAAACCCGCCGAGACCCGCCTGATGCGCGAGGCCCGCGCCGCCGGCCTGAGCGCCCACAACGGCCTGGGCATGCTGGCCCACCAGGCCCGGCTGGCCTTCCACGCCTGGACCGGCGCGGACGTCCCCGTGCGCGTGTTCCTCGACGCGCTGACCCGCGCCGGCGCCCCGGCCGCCGCGCAGGGGCAGGACACTTGA